ccggcgtggtcgctATCGTCGCCGGGcgtcgcggtggtggcgagccGGTGATCATCGAGCGGCGCGGGTTCGTGCGCGACGTGTGCTTCCTCCTCGTGGCGCTCTGCTACCTCCTCGCCGTGCTGCTCACCGGCGCCGTCACCGTCTGGTCCGCCGCGTCGTTCCTCTCCCTCTACGCCGGCTACGTCCTCCTCGTCTGGACCTCGCACTGCTGCGCCAACGCCTCCGACGAACTCGAAGTGGACGACACCAAGCAGCCCACCTCCgacctcgccgcgccgctcctcgtcgtcgacgacgacgacgcgtcaCCGCCTCCActccccgtctcctcctcctccaagccCACCTCCGCGCCGAGAACGTTcgcgcgccgcctcgtcgaCCTCCTCCACTCGCCGCTCTACCTCCCGCGACGCCTCACCATCCCGGACATCGCGGCGCACCGGTGGTCGAAGCCCACCGCGGTGGCCACCGCGCTCCTctccccgctcctcctcgccgccaccaccgcgcccaCCACCACAGCGAccaccctcctcgccgccacgctcgcgggcgccctcctcgccgccgccgcggcggccaccacGGACGCCGCGTCCCCGCCCAAGAGCCGCTCGGCCCGCCTCCCGTGGCTCGCCGGCGGGTTCCTGATGTCGGTGCTCTGGTCGTACGTGCTCGCGCGGGAGCTCGTCGCGCTGCTGGTCTCCATCGGCGTGGCGGCCGGCGTGGAGGCCGGCGTGCTGGGCGCGACGGTGCTGGCGTGGGGGAACTCGCTGGGCGACCTGGTGGCGGACGTGGCGctggcgacgcggcgcggcgacggcggcgccggggcgcagacggcggtggcggggtgCTACGCGGCGCCGGCGTTCAACACGGTGGTGGGGCTGGGGCTGTCGCTGACGGTGGCGGCCGGGGCGCGGCACCCGGAGGCGTACGCGGTGGAGGGCGGGGCGGCGGTGTACGTGGCGGTGGGGttcctggcggcggcgctggtgtgggcggtggcggtgctgcCGGCGAGGGGGATGAGGCTGGACGCGGTGCTCGGGGTGGGCCTCCTCGTCATCTACTTCGTCTTCCTCTGCGTCAGCCTCGCCATTCTCACGCCATTGCCTTCACCA
This genomic window from Oryza sativa Japonica Group chromosome 12, ASM3414082v1 contains:
- the LOC4352835 gene encoding cation/calcium exchanger 1 — translated: MAAFLRTLHRRRTRNAAAAAFLALAVVVVVFFLSVFVATRNEADIFFSGVAAASSSSPDSSSGGCRELQALDGDGARCRYLRAHAPCAPVGYVDYLRLLYCGFGRAPWLGYAALALWLLVLFYLLGDTASAYFCASLEGLSAVLRLPPAIAGVTLLSLGNGAPDVLSSVVAFAAGARGGDGGGGGGEDAGDVGLSGVLGGALFVSTVVAGVVAIVAGRRGGGEPVIIERRGFVRDVCFLLVALCYLLAVLLTGAVTVWSAASFLSLYAGYVLLVWTSHCCANASDELEVDDTKQPTSDLAAPLLVVDDDDASPPPLPVSSSSKPTSAPRTFARRLVDLLHSPLYLPRRLTIPDIAAHRWSKPTAVATALLSPLLLAATTAPTTTATTLLAATLAGALLAAAAAATTDAASPPKSRSARLPWLAGGFLMSVLWSYVLARELVALLVSIGVAAGVEAGVLGATVLAWGNSLGDLVADVALATRRGDGGAGAQTAVAGCYAAPAFNTVVGLGLSLTVAAGARHPEAYAVEGGAAVYVAVGFLAAALVWAVAVLPARGMRLDAVLGVGLLVIYFVFLCVSLAILTPLPSPH